One segment of Bradyrhizobium sp. CB2312 DNA contains the following:
- a CDS encoding YciI family protein has translation MQYLLLIYRNEAELSEMTPADRQAMSAEYGTYTQAIVQSGHFKAGDGLQPTSTATTVRVRDGKTMTTDGPFAETREQLGGYYLVEAKDLDTAIGLAARIPGAREGSIEIRPVMIYNK, from the coding sequence ATGCAGTATCTGCTGCTGATCTATCGGAACGAAGCGGAATTGAGCGAGATGACCCCCGCAGACCGTCAGGCAATGTCGGCGGAGTATGGCACTTACACGCAGGCCATCGTCCAGAGCGGCCATTTCAAGGCCGGTGACGGGCTTCAGCCGACCTCGACGGCAACCACCGTGCGCGTGCGTGACGGCAAGACAATGACGACCGACGGTCCGTTCGCGGAGACCCGCGAGCAGCTCGGCGGCTATTATCTGGTCGAGGCCAAGGATCTCGACACCGCCATTGGTCTCGCCGCGCGGATCCCGGGGGCCAGGGAGGGGTCAATCGAGATCAGGCCGGTCATGATCTACAACAAGTGA
- a CDS encoding RNA polymerase sigma factor, with product MSPRDIETIFRDEAGRALATLIRLVGDFDLAEDALQEAFAVALERWSLCEIPDNPRAWLVNVARNKAIDRVRRQAVFRGKQQALVHELELNAQGTDEPPAMLDDDELRLIFTCCHPAFAPEVQVALTLRTVCGLSTAQVARAFLVSEEAMAQRLVRAKQKIRLAGIPYEVPERDTLVPRLDGVLTVIYLVFTEGYVATSGADLMRPDLAVEAIRLGRLLDRLMPDRAGIKGLLALMLLHDARSAGRETAAGDIVLLEEQDRSLWDRAQIEEGLRLVDDALRLPGRPQAYAVQAAIAALHARAASFDETDWPQIAGLYEVLLRISPSPVIELNHAAAVSMVDGPARALDLVDAITARGGLNGYELLQAVRADLLRRLERKDEAREAYLLATEATQLEPLRRLYARRVREMG from the coding sequence ATCTCGCCTCGCGACATCGAGACGATCTTCCGCGACGAGGCGGGCCGGGCACTGGCCACGCTGATCCGCCTCGTCGGCGATTTCGATCTGGCCGAGGACGCGCTCCAGGAGGCCTTTGCGGTCGCGCTGGAGCGCTGGAGCCTGTGCGAGATTCCGGACAATCCACGCGCCTGGCTGGTCAATGTCGCGCGGAACAAGGCGATCGACCGCGTCCGCCGGCAGGCCGTCTTCCGCGGCAAGCAGCAGGCGCTGGTGCACGAACTCGAGCTGAATGCGCAAGGGACCGACGAGCCGCCTGCAATGCTCGACGACGACGAGCTGCGGCTGATCTTCACCTGCTGCCATCCCGCGTTCGCGCCCGAGGTGCAGGTCGCGCTGACGTTGCGCACCGTCTGCGGGCTCTCGACCGCGCAGGTCGCGCGCGCCTTTCTCGTCAGCGAGGAGGCGATGGCGCAGCGCCTCGTCCGCGCCAAGCAGAAGATCAGGCTTGCTGGCATTCCCTATGAGGTGCCCGAACGCGACACCCTGGTGCCGCGGCTCGATGGCGTGCTCACCGTGATCTATCTGGTCTTCACCGAAGGCTATGTCGCGACCTCGGGTGCGGATCTGATGCGGCCCGATCTCGCGGTCGAAGCCATCCGGCTCGGCCGCCTGCTCGACCGGCTGATGCCGGATCGCGCCGGCATCAAGGGCCTGCTGGCGTTGATGCTGCTGCACGATGCGCGCAGCGCCGGGCGCGAGACGGCGGCCGGCGACATCGTGCTGCTCGAGGAACAGGATCGTTCGCTGTGGGACCGCGCGCAGATCGAGGAGGGCCTGCGCCTGGTAGACGATGCGCTGCGCCTACCCGGCCGGCCGCAGGCCTATGCGGTGCAGGCCGCGATCGCCGCGCTGCATGCGCGCGCGGCAAGTTTTGACGAGACCGACTGGCCGCAGATCGCCGGGCTCTACGAGGTGCTGCTGCGCATCAGCCCGTCACCGGTGATCGAGCTCAACCATGCCGCGGCGGTGTCGATGGTCGATGGCCCGGCACGCGCGCTCGATCTCGTCGACGCGATCACCGCGCGCGGCGGGCTCAACGGCTATGAGCTGTTGCAGGCGGTGCGCGCCGATCTGCTGCGACGGCTGGAGCGGAAGGACGAGGCGCGCGAGGCGTATCTTCTCGCGAC
- a CDS encoding alpha/beta hydrolase — protein MAGRSKIFLLCHGAWSGGWSWKKMHPLMAQSGHRLVTPTYTGLGEREHLASPAVDLDTHIQDILNVIKFEDFRDVVLLGHSYGGMVATGVADRARGYVSQLIYLDAFVPRDGQSLFDLHEGGREPMSKAAAAGDGYRVPPNPPPADTPQADLRWLDERRVDMPIKCLETKLKLTHGEPSMPRSYIYCKRIPPGDVFGQFAKRAKSEDGWRYFELDASHAPNVTAPEALMGVLNEIVA, from the coding sequence ATGGCCGGACGCTCGAAGATTTTTCTGCTCTGTCATGGCGCATGGTCCGGCGGATGGTCCTGGAAGAAGATGCATCCGCTGATGGCACAGTCCGGTCACCGCCTGGTGACGCCGACCTATACCGGGCTCGGCGAGCGTGAACATCTCGCCAGTCCCGCAGTCGATCTCGACACCCACATCCAGGACATCCTGAACGTCATCAAGTTCGAGGACTTTCGCGATGTCGTGCTGCTGGGGCACAGCTATGGCGGCATGGTTGCAACCGGTGTCGCCGATCGTGCGCGCGGATATGTATCGCAGCTGATCTATCTCGACGCCTTCGTGCCGCGCGACGGCCAGTCGCTGTTCGACCTGCACGAAGGCGGCCGCGAGCCTATGAGCAAGGCGGCGGCCGCAGGTGATGGCTACCGTGTCCCGCCAAACCCGCCGCCGGCGGATACGCCGCAAGCCGATCTCCGCTGGCTCGATGAGCGCCGCGTCGACATGCCGATCAAATGCCTCGAGACGAAGCTGAAGCTCACGCATGGCGAGCCGTCGATGCCGCGCAGCTACATCTATTGCAAACGCATCCCGCCGGGCGATGTGTTCGGGCAATTCGCCAAGCGCGCGAAGAGCGAAGATGGCTGGCGCTATTTCGAGCTCGACGCCAGCCACGCGCCGAATGTCACGGCGCCGGAGGCATTGATGGGTGTGTTGAACGAGATCGTCGCTTAG
- a CDS encoding DUF983 domain-containing protein → MTTGSVSLAKAMWRGFRGKCPNCGEGHMFGRFLKVADSCDHCGEELLHQRADDFPAYLVMVVVGHLVVPAILAIETAYAPPVGLQLAVWLPVTLFASLALLQPTKGAIVGLQWQIGMHGFEAGRLRREASELAPVLVKDSRAA, encoded by the coding sequence ATGACGACCGGTTCAGTTTCTCTGGCGAAGGCGATGTGGCGTGGTTTTCGTGGCAAGTGCCCGAACTGCGGCGAAGGACACATGTTCGGGCGCTTCCTCAAAGTCGCTGATAGCTGCGATCATTGCGGCGAGGAGCTGCTTCACCAGCGCGCCGACGATTTCCCGGCCTATCTGGTGATGGTCGTGGTCGGCCATCTCGTGGTGCCGGCGATCCTTGCGATCGAGACGGCCTACGCGCCGCCGGTCGGGCTGCAACTGGCGGTGTGGCTGCCGGTGACGCTGTTCGCCTCGCTCGCGCTCTTGCAGCCGACCAAGGGCGCCATCGTCGGCCTGCAATGGCAGATCGGCATGCACGGCTTCGAGGCAGGCAGGCTGCGGCGCGAAGCAAGCGAGCTCGCTCCGGTACTTGTGAAGGATTCGCGCGCCGCCTGA
- a CDS encoding PLP-dependent aminotransferase family protein — protein MDWTPTISELSGPRYQRIVEAMEADIAAGRLVRGQQLPTQRALAKALGIDLTTVTRAYTEARRRGIMEARVGQGSFVSETSARRAVDLPHPVAIDLSMNVPPHPLEAQLDERIIAGMEALRAQSGLTAFLNYQPPGGSAHEREVAARWMRARVSHTHADRLVIFPGAQTILFNLLAHLARRGDVVLTEALTFPGIKAAAARLGVKLVSVAMDDGGILPDALAKACRMHRPKAVYLIPTLHNPTTATLLPERRSAIARIIRDADTILIEDDAYGLLDRAASPIANLIPERTYLATTLSKCIAPALRVAYLVTPDDDAQFQMRSSLQATVQMPAPLMVALVTHWIEAGIADRIITAIRNEAIGRQQLAQRALKDFQFLAKPAAHHLWLRLPEGRPDIAAHLLRNGLAVVAGDAFTVDGTPPHAARVSLGAARNRAELTEALRILVGALHKPADTRQIV, from the coding sequence ATGGACTGGACCCCTACAATTTCGGAGCTGAGCGGGCCGCGCTACCAGCGCATCGTCGAGGCCATGGAGGCCGACATCGCCGCGGGCCGTCTCGTGCGCGGGCAGCAATTGCCGACGCAGCGCGCGCTGGCAAAAGCGCTCGGCATCGATCTCACCACGGTGACGCGCGCCTACACGGAGGCGCGGCGCCGCGGCATCATGGAGGCGCGCGTCGGGCAAGGCTCGTTCGTGTCGGAGACCAGCGCGCGCCGCGCGGTCGACCTGCCGCATCCCGTCGCGATCGACCTCTCGATGAACGTGCCGCCGCATCCGCTGGAGGCACAGCTCGACGAGCGCATCATTGCGGGGATGGAAGCTCTCCGCGCGCAATCGGGCCTGACCGCGTTCCTGAATTACCAGCCGCCGGGCGGCAGCGCGCATGAGCGCGAGGTCGCAGCACGCTGGATGCGCGCACGCGTGTCGCACACCCATGCCGACAGGCTGGTGATCTTTCCCGGCGCGCAGACCATCCTGTTCAACCTGCTCGCTCATCTGGCGCGGCGCGGCGATGTCGTTCTCACCGAGGCCCTCACCTTCCCCGGCATCAAGGCCGCCGCGGCGCGGCTTGGCGTCAAGCTCGTCAGCGTCGCCATGGATGACGGCGGCATCCTGCCCGATGCGCTGGCAAAGGCTTGCCGCATGCACAGGCCGAAGGCGGTCTATCTCATCCCGACGCTGCACAATCCGACCACGGCGACGCTTCTTCCGGAGCGGCGCAGCGCGATCGCGAGGATCATCCGCGATGCCGACACGATCCTGATCGAGGACGACGCCTACGGGCTGCTCGATCGCGCGGCTTCGCCGATCGCGAACCTCATTCCGGAACGGACCTATCTTGCAACCACGCTGTCAAAATGCATCGCGCCGGCGCTGCGCGTCGCTTATCTCGTGACGCCCGACGACGACGCGCAGTTTCAGATGCGCAGCTCTTTGCAGGCGACCGTGCAGATGCCGGCGCCGCTGATGGTCGCGCTGGTGACGCATTGGATCGAAGCCGGCATTGCCGACCGGATCATCACCGCGATCCGCAACGAAGCGATCGGGCGCCAGCAACTGGCGCAGCGGGCGCTGAAGGATTTCCAGTTCCTGGCCAAGCCCGCCGCGCATCATCTGTGGCTGCGGCTGCCGGAGGGCCGCCCCGACATCGCGGCGCATCTGTTGCGCAACGGGCTCGCGGTGGTCGCCGGCGATGCCTTCACCGTGGACGGCACGCCTCCGCACGCCGCGCGCGTCTCGCTGGGCGCAGCGCGCAACAGGGCTGAATTGACGGAGGCGTTGCGCATCCTGGTCGGCGCGCTGCACAAGCCCGCCGACACCAGGCAGATCGTTTAG